The following proteins are co-located in the Apium graveolens cultivar Ventura chromosome 5, ASM990537v1, whole genome shotgun sequence genome:
- the LOC141724190 gene encoding squamosa promoter-binding-like protein 8 yields MLDYEWGNPSNLMVTGDDPPAQDSGQNTQLYNHYSHQTFNQTLINPNHTHHQNAYATTTHHSNIQTNHFQTFYDPNSYPGSYPNPDPRIISFDQVHDPTGFMIVPKTEPAGSEYTSRIGLNLGGRTYFSSSEDDFVNRLYRRSRTIEPGSVNAPRCQAEGCNADLTHVKHYHRRHKVCEFHSKAATVIAAGLTQRFCQQCSRFHLLTEFDNGKRSCRKRLADHNRRRRKTHQTSQDQSKSQLENAHNSSSENLTRSPPDSSLQSSSSVTMPISPPRISLDSFRQSLNYQGSSSSMNSRFG; encoded by the exons ATGTTGGACTATGAATGGGGCAACCCATCAAACCTAATGGTAACCGGAGATGACCCACCCGCTCAAGATTCGGGTCAAAATACCCAGCTTTACAATCATTACTCTCATCAAACTTTTAACCAAACCCTCATAAACCCTAATCATACTCACCATCAAAATGCCTATGCAACAACAACCCACCACTCAAATATCCAAACCAACCATTTTCAAACCTTTTATGACCCGAACTCTTATCCCGGGTCATACCCTAACCCGGATCCAAGAATTATCTCTTTTGACCAGGTCCATGATCCAACTGGGTTCATGATCGTGCCCAAGACTGAACCGGCCGGTTCCGAGTATACTAGTAGAATTGGACTTAATTTGGGTGGCCGGACATATTTTTCTTCGTCGGAGGATGACTTTGTGAACCGGTTGTACCGCCGGTCTAGGACAATTGAGCCTGGTTCTGTTAACGCTCCGCGGTGTCAAGCTGAAGGATGTAATGCTGATCTTACTCACGTCAAGCACTATCACCGCCGTCATAAGGTGTGTGAGTTTCATTCGAAAGCTGCTACCGTCATTGCTGCCGGTTTAACTCAGCGGTTCTGCCAACAGTGTAGCCG ATTTCATCTCTTGACGGAATTTGACAACGGCAAAAGAAGCTGCAGGAAAAGGTTAGCTGATCACAACCGCAGAAGGCGAAAAACTCATCAAACAAGTCAAGATCAGAGCAAATCTCAGCTCGAAAACGCTCATAATTCATCTTCTGAAAACCTTACAA GGTCTCCACCAGATTCCAGTCTGCAATCATCTTCCTCGGTGACAATGCCGATTTCACCACCACGGATTTCATTGGATTCATTCCGGCAAAGCTTAAATTATCAAGGCTCTAGTTCTTCGATGAATTCTAGGTTTGGATGA